One Penaeus monodon isolate SGIC_2016 chromosome 42, NSTDA_Pmon_1, whole genome shotgun sequence genomic window, TCCAAGGGTCACGGGTTTACCATGGGGTCGAAAGGGGTCACGGGTTTACCAAGGGGTGGAAGGGGTCACGGGTTTACCAAGGGGTGGAAGGGGTCACGGGTTTACCAAGGGGTGGAAAGGGGTCACGGGTTTACCAAGGGGTGGAAAGGGGTCACGGGTTTACCAAGGGGTGGAAAGGGGTCACGGGTTTACCAAGGGGTCGAAAGGGGTCACGGGTTTACCAAGGGGTGGAAAGGGGTCACGGGTTTACCAAGGGGTGGAAAGGGGTCACGGGTTTACCAAGGGGTGGAAAGGGGTCACGGGTTACCAAGGGGTCGAAAGGGGTCAACAGATGGTCGGGGGTGAAAAGGGGATAGCCCAGTAGCTTCACACACTTTCACGCCCTTCACATGGCCATGCACGCCTTTGTGTGGCCACACACACTCTTCCACATGgccacacgcacttacacactcTTTTGCAAGGCCACATTTCCACAGCCTTTGACGCTGAccacacatatttgtacacactTCCATCCAAGTGTGTACACATTTGTACACACTTGGCCACGCACGCACTTTCCTATAATCTTTTACACATTTGCTCATCAACactcactgtatgtgtgtgtgtgtgtgtgtgtgtgtgtgtgtgtgtgtgcgtgcgtgcgtgcgtgcgtgcgtgcgtgcgtgtgtgtgtgtgtgtgtgtgtgtgtgtgtgtgtgtgtgtgtgtgtgtgtgtgtgcgtgtgtgtgtgagactgtctATTGGCAGAGGGGCCTTATATAGACCAAGTGTTTTAAACTAAAAAGATGATTTTAATTAACCTTGTTCACTTCGGGAATATATGCATCATGCCCCTTCACGACCCCACAATATTGGTTTAAACATTCCTTATTTTCCATAAaagataatatgcatatactagttttactcccccccccacacacacacaaaatagtgtGTAACATATAATATGGCTCGTTATTTTCATTTCAGATTTTCTTACTGTGTTTCGATAAAGCCTTTGTGAGCCCGTGCGCCATCAGGCATATTCAACCCGTGGTCGCTTTTCAGGATTCCTTTCGACCGGGGACTCTGAAATCCCTGGCAACCTCGGGCTGAAGGACCAGACGATGGCCCTCCGGTGGGTGCAGGGCAACATCCGGGCATTCGGCGGCGACCCAGCCAAGGTCACCATCTTCGGGGAGTCAGCCGGGGGCGCGTCAGTTCACTTCCACGTTCTGTCACCCATGTCCGCAGGTAGTGCCTTGGGGGAGACGTGGGgttaggttctctctctctctctctctctctctctctctctcctctctctctctctctctcctctctctctctcttctctctctctctctctctctctcatctctctcctctctcttcctctctcctctctctctctctctctctctctctctcctctctgtctctctccctctctcctctctcctctctctcttctgtccgtctttcctctctctcactcactctctatctctctcttctctctctttctctctctctctctctctctctctctctctctctctctctctctctctctctctctctctctctctctctctctctctctctctctctctctctctctaagatttaattatgcataatattcatGCAATAATTATATGCTCTGATTTTTAAaatcagagcacacacacacaccggcacgtTACACATTATTAGaagtattgctgttgttactcttatcattattttatcattattattactactacttctgttacaGCTACTActacgtaattattattattattattattattattattattattattattattattattattattattactattattattattattattattattattattattattattattattattattattattattttattattgttttgttgttttattattattattattattattattattattattattattattattatcattattattattattattattattagtagtagtagtagtagtagtagtagtagtagtagtaatagtagtattgttattattattaccctgaGAGTCCTAACCCGGCCGCGTCGCCCGCAGGCCTCTTCCAACGCGCCATCATGCAGTCGGGAACCGCCGTCTGCCCGTGGGCGCTCAGGGAGGACCATTCGGAAGTTGCTGCCCGATTCGGCGAGATGTTCAACTGTTCAGGGTCGTCTCCTTTGACCAGTTCAGAGCTGGTCGCCTGTCTGAGGGAGGTCCCTGCCGAAGACCTGATCAAGGCGCCGAAAAAGTTCTTAGTAAGTGTTCGTAGCGTTGGTTGCGCGTGTGTGGGATTTAGAGCTTTGTCCTGCGGGCTGTGAGCGTTGGTGTTCCTGCTGAAGAGCCGTGGCCTGGGGTGCGTCAGGCACTCCGGCCACCGCGAGAGGCATTCAGTGAGGAGGAGTCATTGGTCGggccatatacatgtatgtttcgGCAAAGCTGGCCTTGGCGAATCTTACTGAACGGAACCTACAGAACCTTCTCACTTGTATTATCGGTGTGAGAGAGGTGGTTAAAGGAATTATTGAAGCAAATTAGACACCTCAAGAACTTTGTCATGGCCTTAGCTCGCCATGCTTCCCGCCACCAAGGATTGTTGATGTAAGGCTTTTAAAATAGTCCGTATAGTGTGGATATGCAGGAGAGCTGCCCCTCCCGGGGCTTGATCACACGGCAATTATGGATGTTGCACGacttataattgataatatttgaCTTAATTTGAGTATTAATGTGAATTTATAGTTTCCAATAATTCCCAGTTACATTTCTCATTTATCATTGATTACATCAATTCTGGCATTTGAACGAATACATCATTTCTTCGCTGTGCCATCACCGCTCGGCGCCTCCTGCTCGCCGGCCAGAGAATATGGCGAGTTGGATACTTTGACTTTGTTCCTCTTCCAGGTGATTTCTGAGTTCCCGAGCGTGATGACGCCCTCCGTGGACGGCGAATTCCTCCCGGATCACCCCGCCACGCTGCTCAGGGAGGGAAGGTACAACAAGGTCGACGTCATGACGGGAGTAACCAAACATGAAGGTCAATCGCTGGTCCGTAAGTGAAGTCCGTTTTGGGTTTAGAATCGccgtaaggataataatgattatggcaatgataatgatgtttaataataatctataataataaccataataagaaatagtgatcatgatattgatactactgttaatcataatgatactagtaacgataataataatgatagtaacgataataataataatgatagtaacgataataataatgatagtaacgataataataatgatagtaacgataataatcctAACACTATTGACAACGAAAAGACcaccattgccccccccccccacgccacacGCTCACTCAACTCACAgtcgcctctccctcgcctcaGCCTTTTTGAGCGGCAACGAGAGCTCGGCCTCTTTGCTTAAGAACTTAACCACCAACGGTCCCGTCGTTTCGTATTTGGAGAACGAGGAGAACAGCGACTACTTGGCTCGCCGCTCCCTCCACCACTACTTCGGGCCCTTGGAAGACCTGGCCGAGAAGAAGGTCATCATGCAGGAGGTAGGGAGGCGTGAGGACTAAGATCAGGTAGATAAGATGAGGTGAGAAGAAGGTCATCATGCAGGAGGTAGGGAGGCGTGAGGACTAAGATCAGGTAGATGAGATGAGGTTAGACCTCTTATTATGCAGAAGGTAGGGAGGCGTGTGAGGTAAGATAATTGAGATAAGACGGCATGAGAACAAAGATAAGATCTGTGAGAAAAGATGAGCAATCGGCATCGCGCATGAGGTAGAAAGGCGTGAGaacgaagttaaaaaaaaatcaaatatgataataaatccgTTAATATTCAGGAGGTATGAAGTCATTCGactgtcatgatgataatgagggttgTTATGATTATAGAAGATTGTAAGGATGATGATCACGATGCAGATGATAgctataaggattataataaatcagatgataataatgacttttatgatgataaaaaatctaaggatgatgataagaataatgataattttacaaGTGAAGAGCTGTAAGGATAATGGTAAAtctcatgatattgataatgcttACTAGCAGGACTATGCCAGTGACACGCCTATGCAAAGAAGTCAAGATTGTCATAACTTGCATAAggaatctttcgtttttttagaGATTTCCATGATCATTTATTAAAGGGGACGGGAGCAGATTCAAGATCTGTAATTGTGTGAACGGAGGACcctaaaattataacaaatacgTAACGTAACCCTGCGACTtgctgtaaaaaaaggaaaaagagactgGAGGATATTCACatagaggccgcggtagccgagtggttagagcatcggactcaagtctgtcacgacggcaatctgagttcgagaagttcgagtcaccggccggcgcgttgttcccttgggcaaggaacttcacctcgattgcctacctagcctctgggtggccaagccaacccaagtcggcGCCAGTCCCAagctcgggtaaatagagagggttggcgtcaggaagggcatccggacataaaagatatctgccagaacctgatcatggcgaccccatctaagaatgggataaagctaagagaaaaaaaaatctggaggaTGTTCACATCACGCAAATGCATAATTAACATCCTACTCCTGATGTGTattagtatttgttatatatatatatatatataatatatatatagtatatatatatatatatatatatatatattatatatatattatatatatatatatatatatatatatatatatatatatatatatatatatatgtatatatatgtatatgtatatttacctattttaacatttttttttaaatgttaaacacacacacacacacacacacacacacacacacacacacacacacacacacacacacacacacacacacacatatatatatatatatatatataatatatatatatatatatatatatatatatatatatatatatatgtatatatatatatataatatatatatatatatatatatataatatatatataatattatatatagtatatatatattatatatatatatatttttacatatatatatatatatatatatatatatatatatatgtgtgtgtgtgtgtgtgtgtgtgtggtgtgtgtgtgtgcgtgtgtgtgtgcgtgtgtgtgtgtgtgtgtgtgtgtgtgtatgtatatatatataatatatatatatatatatattatatatatatatatatatatatatacatatatatatatatatgtgtgtgtgtgttgtgtgtgtgtgtgtgtgtgtgtgtgtgtgtgtgtgtgtgtgtgttttgtgtgtgtgtgtgtgtatgagtgtgtgtgtgtaaataaataaataattatatatatacatatacatatacatatatatatatatatatatatatatatatatatatatatatatatacatatacatatataaacgtgaCCGCTTCCCTTTGACCATTCCAGTTTTACAGTGACCGCCTGTTCAGGATATGCAACCAGGACGCCCTTGAGCAGCACGCGCGCGACGCTGCGTTCGGCCGCCGCGCCTTCGCCTACGAGCTACAGCATGTCGGGGAGCACGGTTTCCTGATGGCTTTAATGGGCCTTGGCGATGCTGTCAACGAGCGTAAGGCGATGCTTGTTCTTTGCTGGAGATAGATGAAAGGCTTGTGTGAT contains:
- the LOC119599285 gene encoding cholinesterase 1-like, producing the protein MFAEKMRSTLLALCLAVAAAVAQEETVQVQLQQGVIEGARSEAGEGRFIYSFQTIPFAEPPVGDLRFKNPVPAAPWSGVRNGSLLTPMCIQQHAILGTKPEGQEDCLYLSVYTPRPYESDLPVMVWIHGGGFTIGGGGVYTPLPLLTKDVVLVTIQYRLSTLGFLSTGDSEIPGNLGLKDQTMALRWVQGNIRAFGGDPAKVTIFGESAGGASVHFHVLSPMSAGLFQRAIMQSGTAVCPWALREDHSEVAARFGEMFNCSGSSPLTSSELVACLREVPAEDLIKAPKKFLVISEFPSVMTPSVDGEFLPDHPATLLREGRYNKVDVMTGVTKHEGQSLVPFLSGNESSASLLKNLTTNGPVVSYLENEENSDYLARRSLHHYFGPLEDLAEKKVIMQEFYSDRLFRICNQDALEQHARDAAFGRRAFAYELQHVGEHGFLMALMGLGDAVNEHVSHGDDLQYLFDFGAMNLTLHREEDLFVRRIMVDLWTNFAATGDPTPDMSLGFTWEPATESGDSYLAITSSPSMKTFDNEEIRHFWRNMPLKTNQLLDPGRFSSRCDRPAVAKAPSDSLGTL